Genomic DNA from Bacteroidetes bacterium GWF2_43_63:
GAGTACAATGATTTTTATTATATCAACACCCTCTTTTTGTTCACACACCACATCAAACAAGCCCATGCAAGAGGGCGAAATATTATGTTTCAACCTGTCTTTTATCTTCAGTTGGTCTCCATCGGCATCTTTAACTCCAACAGCCTTGCCTTGCTTATCAATGCCTATGTAAACAAAGCCACCCCCACGACAATTCAGGAAAGCAATCACCTCTTTTTCCAGGCCATCAGTAAGCTCTCTTTTAAATTCTATTCTGTTTGATTCGGATGTCATTGCTTAATTATTTTTCGTCGGAGAATTTTATTTTTAACCCTTGTTATTATAGCAATAGACGTTTTCCAGATTCGAATAAAACTAACTCATTGTATTTTAGTGTATTATTATTCATTTCCGAATTCCAGTTAAATAAAAATCGATTTGTCCTTGCAATATTCATTTCTCAAAATTAATTAAAATATCCCAATAGTTATATGACGGGTTTTTAGGTAATGATACTGCAGAATTGCAGGGTGAATCCTGCCTGTCTGAATAATGTTTTGTCTTCGTGCAATCTCATACAATATTCCATTTTTCAGCAGTGGTCAATGCTTTGGAAGCGCCGGCCAGTTTGTATTTTGTTATCGGATTCAAAGACTTGAAAAGCTGATCCGTTGCTGCACCTTTTTTCAATTGCTCCAGCAAAGCTCCTAATAAAGCCCGCGTTGCAGGTGGATACTTTAATGCCAGACGAACCAGTGTGCTGATTTCTTTGTCAGAAAATTTCCTTATGATGGCTAAAAACCGCTTGCAGGATGCTTCTGTACTGGCATCGGGTATTTTTTTGATATAGCGGATGGCATCCAGTAATTGCAGTAAGGGGATATTCTCTTTGGTAATGGTGTTTTTTTGCTTTACAAATGCAATCGTGTAGCGTTCTCTTTTAAAACCGGGACGAACCTGATTTTTCCCAATCTGAATGGTGTTGCTCACCTGAGTGGTTAATCCCAATTGGTTGTATATGCTGTAACCGGTCAGATAGCCCGTCGGCTTGCCGTTTTCCTCCAGCAGGTCTTTCACCACTTGTTTCTGATCGGGCAGCAGATTGCCGAATGGCGTGGTCTCCGGTTTATAATAGCGCCCTTTCGACAGCTTGACAATTTTGCCCGATTGCGCCATCCGGTTCAATGCTTTTATAACCGCTTCCTTTTGATTAACCTCAGTATCAAAATCAGCATAGGTGAAAACATAGCCTTTAGGCAGTCGTTCTATCTTACCACTAATATAATCAGTAACATTCATAGCATTGTCATTGTGATTATCATCTGGGACATGTCCAGTTTATTCGTTAATTTACTGGACAAATATACAGCTATTTTCATTACCATCAATCTCATCATTACTATTTCTGTTACCCGGTAGTAAATCATCATCTCCAATTACATCACCGTCCATTACAAAGGCCATTGCATTGATATATACCCAATCTATTTGTCAAGTTTTTCGCGCAGAAAACTTGACATATCTTCTCACATATTAACCCGGCAAACGCCTTTTCCAACTTTTCTTCTGTGAATTTCATTTGGTGGATGCTTATATGTATCATTTCCCTAAAAACTGTTTTTCCCAACTGCTGATATCTGTATTTGGATAAATAAATTTTATTGCAGCATGGGTTATTTCAGCAAAATCTTCATGTATTTTTCGAACAACAAAATCTGCAAGATTCTCAAGTTCATCTTCTGAAATATCATAACATTTGCAAAGTAAATGCATGTATTTTCCTATCTGCGGCCCCCATTTTTTATCTTTCACCTGTGGATGATTTATTAGCATTGTTTGTAGCTCAGAAGCATGTTTTACATCCTTCTCATTCAACTCCAGGATTATCGTAAATGCCAATTTCCCTTCAAGCAAATCTTTAGTAAGAATGGTTAAATACGTATCAAGCTTATTCTTTCCATCCCAAAGATTGCGCCATCCCATTGAATTGCCATATGTTTGCCAACCAATGTTGCCCGCAATTATTTCCAATTGATTATCAATAAACCTATGTGCATGGTCCATTGTAGCATTCGCTTGCAAAACCTTCTCTGCATTCTGAAAATAGAATTTCACTGATTCATTCATTTTATACTCTTTCGTTAATAACTCAATTGTGGCAATGAAATCGGTAATGTAAACGCGGTATTTTTCGGACAAAACTTCTGGGTTAAAGCGTGTCTCAATCAGTTTTATCCACTCTAAGTGTGTAATATTAATGAATTTCCCTTTAACTGGTTCCGGAATCGAATGCGGGTGCAATGTGAGTAAAACTCCAACCTTTTGCGATTCACTCTGCTTAATAAACCGCCAGTAATCCATCAAATCGTTGAAAAGACAGTGGTATATTTTGTTTTCTACAACAATAAAATTGTCGCTTGTTTGATCGCTTATTACAATATCAATGCGCCCTTGTCCAGTATTTACTTCTGTTTGAGCAAAAGCTTGTCTGAGACTAAGTGATTTGCCACTTTTTTTATCAACCAATTCAAGCAGAGTATCTAGAAACAAATTCCTTACTTCATCATTGCCCGAATTTATAAAATGCGCATATATGGCGCTGTTAATATTCTCGTGGTGCTGCTTGCCAATGATTTCGAGAAATCCAACTGTTTCTTTTGAAACTGGAATCTTATGTTCTGAAAAAAAGTCATTTAATTGTTGTATGTCCATGTCTATTATCAATCAATTCTTTCTTTAATCATGTCCTCCTTTGAAACCTGATTCATTAATCCCTTCAGCTTTCCCTTCGAAACGGAGTAGTAGGAGTTATTGTATGGCTTCAGTTTGTGTTTTACAATGTAATTATCATACGCTACACGTCCCGGACCATTATAAACCTCATGCAATTCCCCGTGCTCATCAATCAATACAGCCAGAAAATAATCCGGGATTTTTTCTTCGCCATACGGAAATTGAAAGTACCCTTTGAAAGAAGCCTTTATCTGCACCTTTCTTCCGCTAGCTATTTCCACACCATCATACACTTCTGAATTCTCCGGATACAGCTCCAATCCATACTTTTCCGCAGCCAGCACCTCCCCAATATCGCCCACCAGTTTACCATCTAGGGTGAATTGCTTGTTCCATCTACGGTGTTTTTCCCTGAGTTGTTGGGTGATTTTGTAGAGTTGTTTGATTTGGTGCATGGGTGGTTTATATTTTTTCTTTGGGGAATTTTTTCTAAAATTATTTCTCTGGTTTTACTTTTAGTTTTGGGGTGGTTGATTGTGGCTTCTTTTCAGGTTCTGAAATCTTAACTAATAAGGGCATTGGAAAATCAACTCCAACTAATAACGCCTCTCCTTCTCCCAGTATAGGCAAGAAAGACAATGCACTTCTGTTTGCAGAAGATGCAGCACTTTCAATTGATTTTCTATCAAGCTCATTTATTAAACGGTGAACAATGAAAGTTCCCATTTGGCTTAATGTTCCAGTAGGAATATCTCTTGGCATTTGCGTAGCAAGGCAAAGAAACATTCCATATTTCCTACACTCTTTTGCAATCAAATCAAAAGCATCTAATGTTTGACTTTCAAAAAATTCGTCTTTGATGTTTTTATTCAAAAACTGGTGTGCTTCATCTACAACAAGAATCAGAGGGTCGGTCCTAAATTTATTGTGTCTTGCAAGGTTTAATAAAAATGATGCAAGTGCATTGGCTGTGATTTCTTTTACAGAAAATGAAGATGGAATATTTTCAAAACTGATTCTTAAAATTTGTTCATCGTTCTGTTCAATGAATTTTTCTATTTTTTCAACTATTGAAGAGCATCCAGTAGGTGCACCTTGAAAGCCTAATAGTTTATTAAATATTTCCGTATTAATCAAATCAGCAATTCTTCCAATGAGTGAGGTTTGGTAATCATAAGTTTTAGCATCATAGCCACCCCACTTTTTAGGGTCTTGCAGTTTGTCTGTATAACCTGATGGATAAACACATTCCTCTTTAATTTGCTCAATCAAATGTAATATATCAAAATTGCAAGTATTGTCTTCTATTTCCTTTGTGTTCGATTGATAGAATGTGTAATATTTACCCTTCTCTTTTTCTGCTTTTTGCTTTGTGTTAGAAGTATAACTTGCATTTTCTGATTTAGCAATTCTAACCATTTTCAAAGAACGTATTGCTTCAAGCAAAACAGGCCTTTGTGATTGTCCAGTTGGTCTTAGCAGAAAAAACAAATCAGGTATTGATAAATTCTGATACGGGAAATATGCATCAGTTCCTAATGTTAAGGAGTTTGAAGTAAGTTTAGAATACTCGCCTGTGGCATCAATTAGAATTAATTTATTATTTGTTTTTGAAATAACCTCCTCCACTAATTTTGCAACTGTCCAGCTTTTTCCTCCGCCAGTTGTTCCAACAATAGCACAGTGCCGCCCGAAAATAGAATTAATTGAAACTTTACATTTAGCATAATTTGAAGTCAGGTTACCTAAATCAGCATAAACATTTTCTAAGTCGCCATTCTTTTTGCCAAATTCCCTTACATAGATTTCAATTTGCTCATCAGAACATGAATACACTTTAGCACCAATTGTTGGGTACTTGGAAACAGTCTTTTCAGTTTTTTCGGGTTCAAATACACTAAAACTTAAAAGCAGTTCTGCTTTGCCAGACGGATGGAATGCAGTTTCATCATGTTGAATTGCTTTTTCACTTATTGTTTTTCTTTCACCATCCGGCAATTCAATTTCAATTATTCGTGCAAGGAACCCAAATTCAGCACCTTCTATAACAATAAAATTTCCAACATTACCCCCGGCAAAAAAAACACCTTTATGACTGAATTTTTCCAACAGGTTAGAAGAAGGAAAATGCACCTTTACATATTGGGGCGAAACCTCATTGATGTAACCCAAAAAATAATTATGATTAAAGGGATTCATTTCCTGTTTCTTTATTTGGTTCTATGTATGTGTTATTTGATGGGTGTTTTTTTGTGAAGTCACGGAATGTGTCAAAAACAATATTTACATTTCGTTTTACTTGCTTCTTGCTTTCATCAACGAAAAATGATTTCATACAAGCAGTTTCAATTCCTCCTGAGCCATTGTAGTTTACAATCAGTAATTGAAAACTTGGATTTTGTTCAACTGCCTCAATAATTACATTTTGAATGTGTTTATCTTGAAAACCAAAACCAATTACAATCAACAACGTGTTTTCTTTTCGTAATGCTTGTTGAAACCTTGACATCATTTCAAAATACGGTTGTTCGTAAGAACTCTCATACTTTTCGCTTGCAGGGTAAATGATTAATGGTTTTGTAGGATTGTCTTTCTGAACAATATTTTCATTTTCGTCTTTAAACCAATTTAATGAGCCATGTAATTTGTATAAATGAAACACTTTAGACACAAAACTTTCTTCTTGTTTAATTCTTGTTTTTTCTCGATTTACAATATCAAGGTCAAAGTATCTTCCTGAAAATTTTCTCGGTTGTGTAAATGAAAATCCGTCAATAACGACAAAGCCACTTTCATTAGCAGCAGTTTCGAAAAGCAAATCATAATTGGTTGTAAATAGTTGAACTCTTGGGTCGCTTGGCTTTCTTGCAATTATTTTGTTTAGAAAATCTTTATGTGGTGCCTGTGGTTGCAATTTCAATTTACATGCTTCTGCAATTTTTGATTCAAGTTTTTCTCGTAAAACAACTTCATCTTTTTTTATTACACCAGTTAACTTTTCAAATAAAATTAAATGAGATAACAATCCTTCAATGTCTTTTTTTATATAAAAAGGTTTTGTTTTAAAGTCCATAATTGAATCTGCAAAAGCATCAATTTCAGTATTGCAATAATCCCAAAGCCCTTCTCTTGTTTTGCCACTTGTATCTTGTGCCCCATTGTCCATTGAGGTACCTGCGGCTGTTAATACAACCACATTCTTGATATGTCTTTTCAGAAAGGAGTCATAAAATGATTTTTGTTTCTCAATGCAAAATTCTTTGGCTGATAGTTTAGGTTCTGTTTTATTCTCAACTGCTTTGTCATTCACAAAACAATCTGCTGTTGTATAGGACAAAGAAAATTCGCTTTGAAGCAAAATATATTTCGGGGTTTCTTCATCCACTTCGGGTTCATCTGTTTCTTTTTTCATTATACTATTGTTGCAAGTTTAGAGAGTAATAATTCTTTCAGCTCCGTTAGCTTCTGGTTTTCTTGGTTTTTTAATTCAATGAGTTTCGACAATTCAATTGTTCCTTGATGAAACTGATATTCAATTAGTCTATTAGGAATTAGAATACTGATTTTTTTTAATTCAGACAGCTTAATTCCAAAAACAGTAGTTCCAGAGGAACGTCCTTCTAAATCTTGTTTAGCATGTCGCGAATTAAGCCACATATACAAAAACCACCCAGATATTTTTTCTTTCTTCGTTCTTAAAGCAAAAAGCCTTTGACTCAATGCATAGTCTGGATTCACTGCTATATAAAATGTTTCACCTAGCGGTGCTTCAGATGTTAATAACACATCATCGGCTTCAAGTTTAGGGTTCATCCATTTATTGAATTCCTTAGAATTAACATAGGGTATTGTATCGTATTTCACAATTTTACCATTACTAATATTCATTGCAGAAATAACAGGATACATAAATTCACAACTAAATGGTTGCAAATTCATTGTTGATTTGCTTTTTCCTCTCTTAGAAATAAAATCTTTTACCACATTTCCAAAGCAATCAACTTCCCACCCCCTCGGAATATTCCCAAGTTCCGATTCAACCATTTCCCCACCACTACTTTTATAAGGTTTTCCGTTTTCATCAGGAAATTCATAATCCACAAACCATTGTTTATAAATCGTCTGCGCAGTTTCCTCCAGTTTTTGTATCAGCTGTTTGTTAAGGTTTATGCGGTTTTGAATGGTGTTGTATTCGGCTACTGTTTCGCGCTGCTGGTCAATTGGGGGAACGGGAAGCTGCATGTTTTCAAAATCCTCCCATTCCAGGCTGCCTCTGACACCGCCAATGGCGTTAAAACATGCCTCGCGGTCAAACTCTGAACGTTCAAACCACATCATTAAATATTCGGGTAAAAGCACATTTTTGTCTTTTACCTCAAATACCGGATATGCCTGTGAAATAATGGCTTCATCAAGTTCTTTCAGCAGGGCTACGGGCATCTTTTTATCGCGCCTAACCTGCATGGTGCTGCAGGCAAATTGGTTTTTTCGAATGATTTTGTAGTTCTCCATGTCTGTTCCAATAATGTTTGCAACAGATGGAATGAATTGTTTTGAAATACTTAATCCGAGAAGTTGGTTTATGTGCAAACCTTTGTTGCGCTCATCAACAAGCTGAATAAAATCACCGATACGTTTATAATTCGATTTCATAAGCGCATCCTCAAATTATCGATCATTTCTTTATCCACTATTTTGGAAAAAGCAAACCATTTCTTTCCCAAATCCTTGAGCGAAGCTCCAATGTGAAACAACTCCGAATCATCGATAAGCAGGAAGCGATCGTGGGCATCATGAAAGAGCGATATTTCTATGGCCGGATATTGGGCGTTGTGTTTTTCAAGGTCCAGCCTGAGTTGTTTGCTGATGTTTTTTGTGTAAATACAGACCGATACTCCCTTGTTTCTTTTTTCCAGCAAAACCAAAACGGAATCATCGACGTAATTATCAATTAAAGTAATCGATTTTTTTGCAGAGCGGATGATGTCGGCAACAAATGTGTAGGCATCAAAGATCTGCCCGTTGAAGAAAACACCTTGCGGGGGAATAGCGCCGGTATTTACCTGTAAATCTATTCTGTCGATTCTTTCAGTGAGTGCAAATACGTGATCCTCTATTCTGTTCATGCGGTTATTTATGGAATAACCTTTCAGCAAATAGTCTTTCAGAATGCTGTTTGCCCAAATGCGGAATTGTGTACCTCTGATTGAATTTACCCTATATCCAACAGAGATGATGACATCTAAATTATAGTGCTTAATGTTGTAACTTTTCCCATCAGTGGCAGTTGTTCGGAAATTCCGAACAACTGACATTTCGTCCAGTTCGCCCGATAAAAATATGTTTTTGATGTGTTCGCTTATATTGGCTTTGCTGCTGTCAAACAACTTTACAATTTGCTGCTGCGAAAGCCAGATTGTTTCGTCGGCGATATTCACCTCGATTTTTATCAAAGAATCATTTACCTGATAAATGACAATTTCATTTTTCGAGTTCATAACCCAGCTCTTTAAAAACCTTTAATAAATCTAACTTCGATTGTTGCTCAGCTTTCAGCAATACAGCCAATTCGCTTTGCAGTGCTCTCATCTTTTCGTCAAAATCTATAGTCTCGTCGCGGTTTACAAATTCAATGTATTTGCTCGGAACCAGCGAGAAATCTTTTTTCACCACTTCGTCAAACGAAGCGGAATAGCAGAACTCCGGAATGTTTTCAATTTCCCCGGATTGCCATAGGTGATAAGTCCCTGTGATTTTCAAAATATCGTCTTCGGAAAACTGAGTGTATTTTTTCTCAAACGGGATACCCATCTGCCGGAGATCCATAAACAGAATTTCTGTTGAACGGTCGCGGTAGCTGCGGATTTCATCACCAATTTGTTTGGTATGTGCTTTTTTGTTTTTGTTGATTATCCACAGTGTAACGCTGATATTGGTGGTATAAAACATGTCCTGAGGCAACACCAGAATGGCTTCCACCAGATTGTTTTCAATCAGCTTGCGGCGTATTTTGTATTCCTCGCCGCCGCCGCTCAGAGCGCCGTTTGCCAGAATAAAGCCCGCAACGCCGTCTTCGCTGAGTTTGCTCACCATATTCAGAATCCAGGCATAGTTGGCATTGCTTTTTGGCGGCACATCGTAGCCACGCCAGCGGGGATCGTCAATCAACTCGTTTTCGGCCCGCCAGTCTTTCTGGTTAAAAGGTGGGTTGGCCATAATGTAATCGGCTTTCAGATCTTTGTGCTGGTCGTCGCCAAAAGTGTCGGCTGCTTTTTCGCCCAGGTTGCCACTGATGCCGCGTATGGCCAGGTTCATCTTTGCCAGTTTGTAGGTGGTGTTGGTGTATTCCTGTCCGTAAATGGAAATTTCTTTTTTGTTGCCGTGGTGCGCTTCAATAAACTTTATTGATTGAACAAACATGCCGCCCGAACCGCAGGCCGGGTCATAGATAATGCCCTTGTAGGGCTCAATCATTTCGGCAATCAGGTTTACAATGCTTTTGGGTGTGTAAAATTCGCCTTTGCCCTTACCCTCGGCCAGTGCAAATTTCGAAAGGAAATATTCATACACTTTTCCCACGACATCCTGCTTTGGATCTTTGGTAGTATCAATGTCGTTTATTGTATCGAGCAACGAAGCCAGTTTGGTTACATCGAGTCCCAGACGCGAAAAATAATTGTCGGGCAAGGCACCTTTCAGCGCCTTGTTGTTTTTTTCAATGGTATGCAGCGCAGTATCAATGAGCAAAGCAATGTCGTTTTGTTTCGATTTTTTGATCAGATAACTCCATCGGCTGGTTTCTTCGAGAAAAAAGACATTGCTCATATTGTAGAAATCGGCAATCTCAATATATTTTTCTTTGCCTTCGGCAATCAGCCTGGCGCGGTGTTCTTCGAATTTGTCGCTGGCGAACTTCAGAAAGATCAATCCCAACACCACATGCTTGTATTCGGCCGGCTCCACACTACCGCGCAACTTATTGGCCGCGTCCCACAGTGTAACTTCAATTGCTTTGTCTTTGATTTGTTTTGTCATGATTTATTTTACGCCGCTTTTATTATTACAATGATTTCAATGCCGCCAAGAAGTGCTGCCATTTTTATGTTTTCTGAATCTTGCACTGCCAATTCATGACTTTCTTCATTTCTGAACTGATGCAGGATGCAAGCGGCATTATACAACTTATCGTTAAACAAACACATCTCTTTTGCATGCTCAATTAAAGGTTTCAAGGTTATTCTTTTGAGTTTAGCAAAACGTGGTTCTGTTTGATATTTTTCTTTAAGAAGGTTTTCAATAATTTTCGCAAGATCTCTGATTGCTTTAATGTCCTTCCCGTTCTGAATCTGATCAAGCACATCTTTCAACTCTGACGAAACCTTCGGGTGAGTCGATTTAAAGTGAGATATTAAATTTTCGATTTGATTTTTAACTTCCGGTGTAAGTCCTTTATTTTGATTTATACTTTCTTTCAATAATTTAAACTTGTCTTCGCCGAGGTCACGATTCTCTTCACGGAGTTTCTTGTTTTGATTTCTTTCAGAAAACAATAATAAAGCAAAAATTGCTGCCACAATTGCCAATGTACCAATAATGAATTCTTTGCTTTTCATATTATTAAAATACGTTTCAGGATGCCAATTTAACAATTCTTTTCATTTCCGACTCAAAATTAAGAAAGTTTTATAATTAACAGGTGCTTTTCATCGCAGTAATAAATGATTGTTGTTGATTTCAACCAGCAATAGTCAGAATACCAATTCCGGACTAAGTACCGACGCAAAAACTTCTGTAATGCTTTTTTCGGGCTGGACGTGATGGTAATTTGGAGGTGTGGAATATTCCGGCCCAAACGGCGCCACCCCTAATCACAAAAATTGATGACTTTTTAATCGGAATATTTCAGAAAAGAGACCTGACATTCCGGCAGAAACGGCGCCACTTTCAAATCACCGTAACATTGTAAAACAGTTGACAATCTGACTGTTTCGGAGCATTGGGTGCCACCCATTTCGGAGCAAACAGCGCCACCCCTCTAACCGTTCTATTCTTTTATCAACGAAGGGTGATCAATTTGGCCGGCGTTTGCAATAATCAAATATTCCCTAACTTTGAGTAAAATCATTTTTGAAATGGTTGAAAACCTGATTGACCGTGGTGTTATTGTGGCAGCAATATGCGGGGCTACAGTTGCATTGGCAAATTCGGGGATTTTAGATAGTCGAAAGCATACGAGTTATGGTAAAGGATTTCTGGAAATGATGTGTCCTGAATATAAAGGGCAGGATAATTATATCGACTGTCCGGCAGTGTGCGACGGCAATCTGATAACTGCTTCCGGATTGGCACCACAGGAGTTTACATATGAAATTCTGAAGAGACCCGAAGTAATGAAGGAAGAAACAGTCGCGGCCTGGGACAAGTTGTATAGCACGTAAGAGTTAAGGCACTTCTATGAACTTATGGAGTCCATGAAGTAAAAGCGAACGCCGTCATGGCAACTGACTGCAGGCCAGAAATTCCACACCCGTCCCGAATTCTGATTGAATTCAAAGCTGACTTCGACGTAACTTACATAGTTCAATAGTTCCTCTCACTGTTTTCAAAGCCACACAAGGCATTCCTTTAAGAGCTGGGGTGTTTTTTTCTATTTTACACGTCTCCTGTTCTTGCGTAAACGCAGAGTCTGCTTTGTAAACGCCTATATATTAATGCCATATAAATTATTTTCAAAAGAATACGAAGAACATATAATCTACATATACGCATTTACTATATTTGTGTTATCGATATAAGACGAAAGTAACGATCCAAAGAATTAAGCCACTGTAACGATTGCATGAAATTTTTGCTGGATATATCCGGAAAAGAAGATAAGAAAAAAATGCCGCACAAACACACGAATGTGGCACCCATTCCCTTTTCAGCATCACATCTCTTTTATCATGTCAACACACTCGCTACAGTGAAAATAAAGTGGTAATTTTTAAGGCTTTTTGATTGGTTGTGATAAAAAAACAAACGCACATGAAACCATTATTAGCAATTATGATATCAATTTTCACTGGACAAACCTTAACTGCTCAGAATCCCATTGATGCTAAAGAATTGTTTGTTTATGAAAGCGGAACGCAAAACGCGAAAACCATTGTATTTCTGCATGGTTCAGGGTCGTGTAGTAATATGTGGCTAAAACACATTGCAGCACTCGATAGCTCGTTTCATTGTATTGCACCAGACTTGCCCGGTCATGGCAGAAGCAATCACATTGAATGGTCTGATATGGACAAAGTAGCTGATGAAATAGCAGAGTTGATAAAAGCCAAAAGTAATGGAAAAGTACATGTGGTGGGTTTGTCTCTGGGAGGCAGTTTAATCTATAAACTATTGGAAAAATATCCCGACCTGATAGACAAGGCTATTATTGATGGAGCCAGCGCTGTACCCATAAAAGGAGCATCATTTGTCATATTCGGGGTTAATATTACATCGCCCTTTTTGAAAACGAATATGATGATTAAAATAATGGCTAACAGTCTTGGAATACCTGATGAAGAATTCGAATCATTTAAAGGAGACATCCGAATGGTTTCCCGTAAATCTTTTCGCAAAGCCATGTCGCAAGCCAATCGCCAGAAAATTGACGTGGAAAATTGTACATTCAGTAGCCCGACTTTTTTTGTTTCTGGGGAATCAGAATCGGAAAACATGCATAACTCACATCAGATTTTGTCAAAGAAAATACCAAATAGTGAATGCGCTTACTATCCTGCAAAAGGTCACGCCTGGATGGTTAGCGATGTACAAACGCATATTCAACTGTTGAAATACTGGTTTTTGAACGATTCCTTTCCAACCAAATTAAAATCTTTTTAAAATGCAGAACAAAAAGACAATTTCGGTCCTCGTCATTTTAATTTCCATTTTTGCAATAATCGCCTCTCTTGCCGGAATTCTTTCAGAAGGCGGTAATGGCGAATATATTTTTAAATCAATTCACGGTCAAGCTGTGACTATTTATGGTAAAGGCTTGTATCAGCACATGTCGTCCGATGTTGCAATTCAGGGTATTGCCCAGGATTATGTAACCCTGCTGTTAGCAATCCCATTTTTACTGTTTTCACTTTATCGTTCTCGACTGGGTTTGCTGAGCGGAAAATTTTTGTTGG
This window encodes:
- a CDS encoding DNA-binding protein, which translates into the protein MNSKNEIVIYQVNDSLIKIEVNIADETIWLSQQQIVKLFDSSKANISEHIKNIFLSGELDEMSVVRNFRTTATDGKSYNIKHYNLDVIISVGYRVNSIRGTQFRIWANSILKDYLLKGYSINNRMNRIEDHVFALTERIDRIDLQVNTGAIPPQGVFFNGQIFDAYTFVADIIRSAKKSITLIDNYVDDSVLVLLEKRNKGVSVCIYTKNISKQLRLDLEKHNAQYPAIEISLFHDAHDRFLLIDDSELFHIGASLKDLGKKWFAFSKIVDKEMIDNLRMRL
- a CDS encoding DNA methyltransferase; amino-acid sequence: MTKQIKDKAIEVTLWDAANKLRGSVEPAEYKHVVLGLIFLKFASDKFEEHRARLIAEGKEKYIEIADFYNMSNVFFLEETSRWSYLIKKSKQNDIALLIDTALHTIEKNNKALKGALPDNYFSRLGLDVTKLASLLDTINDIDTTKDPKQDVVGKVYEYFLSKFALAEGKGKGEFYTPKSIVNLIAEMIEPYKGIIYDPACGSGGMFVQSIKFIEAHHGNKKEISIYGQEYTNTTYKLAKMNLAIRGISGNLGEKAADTFGDDQHKDLKADYIMANPPFNQKDWRAENELIDDPRWRGYDVPPKSNANYAWILNMVSKLSEDGVAGFILANGALSGGGEEYKIRRKLIENNLVEAILVLPQDMFYTTNISVTLWIINKNKKAHTKQIGDEIRSYRDRSTEILFMDLRQMGIPFEKKYTQFSEDDILKITGTYHLWQSGEIENIPEFCYSASFDEVVKKDFSLVPSKYIEFVNRDETIDFDEKMRALQSELAVLLKAEQQSKLDLLKVFKELGYELEK